One genomic window of Bradyrhizobium sp. CCGE-LA001 includes the following:
- a CDS encoding type II and III secretion system protein family protein, with amino-acid sequence MKTVDIKHRANTVTMRTSVVRALSFSAALALALNPVLTPAVAADYRPVAPIAADGQINARFLSLGVGKSVVIDLPRDIKDVLVADPKIANAVVRSAQRAYIIGATVGQTNIVFFDSAGQQIAAYDIAVKRDLNGVRAALKQILPNSDIQIDGLGDGVVLSGTAANPLEAQQANDLAARLAGGADKVVNSIVVRGRDQVMLKVTVAEVQRNIVKQLGIDLSANLNYGTSVVSFTNSNPFTALGRNLVDGNNLTTKFGATPSVQATLRAMETAGVIRTLAEPNLTAISGESATFIAGGEFPVPAGYACDPVTHVCTTQISFKKFGISLNFTPIVLSEGKISLRVMTEVSELSNENSITLSQAVSANSVNSLTVPSIRTRRAETSLEIPSGGAMAMAGLIQQQTKQAVSGLPGLMQLPILGTLFRSRDFVNNATELVVIVTPYVVRAVAQKDLSRPDDGFSAPADPQAQLIGNINRIYGVPNRTEPARNYRGTYGFITD; translated from the coding sequence ATGAAGACAGTCGATATCAAGCACAGGGCAAACACGGTGACGATGCGAACCTCGGTGGTTCGCGCTCTGTCGTTTTCGGCCGCTCTTGCGCTGGCGCTCAACCCGGTGCTGACTCCCGCGGTCGCTGCCGACTACCGCCCGGTTGCCCCGATCGCGGCCGACGGCCAGATCAACGCGCGCTTCCTCTCGCTCGGCGTCGGCAAGTCCGTCGTGATCGACCTGCCGCGGGACATCAAGGACGTTCTGGTCGCCGATCCCAAGATCGCCAATGCGGTGGTCCGCTCGGCGCAGCGCGCCTACATCATCGGCGCGACCGTCGGCCAGACCAACATCGTGTTCTTCGATTCCGCCGGCCAGCAGATTGCGGCCTATGACATTGCGGTCAAGCGCGACCTCAACGGCGTGCGGGCCGCGCTGAAGCAGATCCTGCCGAACTCCGACATCCAGATCGACGGGCTCGGCGACGGCGTCGTCCTGAGCGGCACGGCGGCGAACCCGCTGGAGGCGCAGCAGGCGAACGATCTCGCCGCGCGACTGGCCGGCGGCGCCGACAAGGTGGTGAACTCGATCGTGGTCCGCGGCCGCGACCAGGTCATGCTGAAGGTGACGGTCGCCGAAGTCCAGCGCAACATCGTCAAGCAGCTCGGCATCGACCTCTCCGCGAACCTGAACTACGGCACCTCGGTGGTGAGCTTCACCAACTCCAACCCGTTCACCGCCCTCGGCCGCAATCTCGTCGACGGCAACAACCTGACCACCAAGTTCGGCGCGACGCCGAGCGTGCAGGCCACTTTGCGCGCGATGGAGACCGCGGGTGTGATCCGGACGCTGGCCGAGCCGAACCTGACCGCGATCTCCGGGGAGTCCGCGACCTTCATCGCCGGCGGCGAATTCCCGGTGCCGGCAGGCTATGCGTGCGATCCCGTCACGCATGTCTGTACCACCCAGATCAGCTTCAAGAAGTTCGGTATCTCGCTCAACTTCACGCCGATCGTTCTGAGCGAAGGCAAGATCAGCCTGCGCGTGATGACGGAAGTCTCGGAGCTGTCGAACGAGAATTCGATCACGCTGTCCCAGGCTGTGAGCGCGAATTCGGTGAACTCGTTGACGGTGCCCTCGATCCGGACCCGCCGCGCCGAGACCTCACTGGAAATTCCCTCGGGCGGCGCGATGGCGATGGCCGGCCTGATCCAGCAGCAGACCAAGCAGGCCGTCAGCGGATTGCCGGGGCTGATGCAGCTCCCGATCCTCGGCACGCTGTTCCGCAGTCGCGACTTCGTCAACAACGCGACCGAGCTGGTCGTGATCGTGACGCCCTATGTCGTTCGTGCGGTCGCGCAGAAGGATCTGTCGCGCCCGGATGACGGCTTCTCCGCGCCTGCCGATCCGCAGGCCCAACTGATCGGCAACATCAACCGCATCTACGGTGTGCCGAACCGGACCGAGCCGGCCAGAAACTACCGCGGCACCTACGGCTTCATCACCGACTGA
- a CDS encoding CpaD family pilus assembly protein, giving the protein MNTRPPQLRKRALCLGGALVGMALALGGCQHDEALTASIPDDYKQRHPIAVEEQNRSIVVFVGHARGGLTAAQRADVMGVASAWLQEGTGAIRIDVPSGTPNARPVADTMREIQAMLAAAGVPPRGIVARPYQPEDKRFLPPIRLTYSKIAAVAGPCGLWPEDIGPSMKNKRWFENKDYYNYGCAYQRNLAAMVANPSDLEQPRPETPSYTARRTMSFEKYRKGTTTATTYPEADKAKLSDTGK; this is encoded by the coding sequence ATGAACACAAGACCACCCCAGCTTCGCAAGCGCGCCCTATGCCTCGGTGGCGCGCTCGTCGGCATGGCGCTCGCCCTCGGCGGCTGCCAGCACGACGAAGCGCTCACCGCCTCCATTCCGGACGACTACAAACAGCGCCATCCGATCGCGGTCGAAGAGCAGAACCGCTCGATCGTCGTTTTCGTCGGCCATGCGCGCGGGGGGCTGACCGCCGCCCAACGCGCGGACGTGATGGGGGTCGCGTCGGCCTGGCTGCAGGAGGGGACCGGCGCCATCCGTATCGACGTGCCGTCCGGCACGCCGAATGCGCGTCCGGTGGCGGACACCATGCGTGAAATCCAGGCGATGCTGGCGGCGGCGGGCGTTCCGCCCCGCGGCATCGTCGCTCGTCCCTATCAGCCGGAAGACAAGCGCTTCCTGCCGCCGATCCGGCTCACTTACTCGAAGATCGCCGCCGTCGCGGGTCCCTGCGGCCTGTGGCCGGAGGACATCGGTCCCTCGATGAAGAACAAGCGTTGGTTCGAGAACAAGGACTATTACAATTACGGCTGCGCCTATCAGCGCAATCTCGCTGCGATGGTCGCCAATCCTTCGGATCTCGAGCAGCCAAGGCCTGAAACGCCGTCCTACACGGCGCGCCGCACCATGTCCTTCGAGAAATACCGCAAGGGCACGACGACGGCGACCACTTATCCCGAGGCCGACAAGGCCAAACTCAGCGACACCGGCAAATGA
- a CDS encoding AAA family ATPase, which produces MISYARQPQEEQPETPPPPVEEHIAPSPRVSVQAFCETVETAAAVQSAGEDRRLGKAHLKIQMGGMAAAIEAYRSAPTPNVIVLESDGRNDILGGLDQLATVCDAGTRVVVIGRINDVMLYRELVRRGVSDYVLAPVGAIDVVRSICNLFSAPEAKAVGRIIAVVGAKGGVGASTISHNVAWAIARDLAMDAVVADLDLAFGTAGLDYNQDPPQGIADAVFSPDRVDTAFIDRLLSKCTDHLSLLAAPATLDRVYDFGSDAFDSVFDTLRSTMPCIVLDIPHQWSGWTKRALVGADDILIVAAPDLANLRNTKNLFDLLKASRPNDRPPIYCLNQVGVPKRPEIAAAEFAKAIESQPVASIPFEPQIFGSAANNGQMIAEISANHKSIEMFLQIAQRLTGRSETKKQKSSLFSPLIEKLRGK; this is translated from the coding sequence ATGATCAGCTACGCTCGCCAACCTCAAGAAGAGCAGCCGGAGACTCCGCCGCCACCTGTCGAGGAGCATATTGCACCCTCGCCGCGTGTCTCGGTGCAGGCCTTCTGCGAGACCGTGGAGACCGCTGCCGCGGTGCAGTCGGCCGGAGAGGATCGCCGTCTCGGCAAGGCCCATCTGAAAATCCAGATGGGCGGCATGGCGGCGGCGATCGAAGCCTATCGCTCTGCCCCGACGCCGAACGTGATCGTGCTCGAGAGCGACGGCCGCAACGACATCCTGGGCGGGCTCGACCAGCTCGCCACTGTCTGCGACGCCGGCACCCGCGTGGTCGTGATCGGCCGCATCAACGACGTCATGCTCTACCGCGAGCTGGTGCGCCGCGGCGTCAGCGACTACGTGCTCGCGCCGGTCGGCGCGATCGACGTCGTGCGCTCGATCTGCAACCTGTTCTCGGCGCCCGAAGCCAAAGCGGTCGGCCGCATCATTGCCGTGGTCGGCGCCAAGGGCGGCGTCGGCGCGTCCACCATCTCGCACAACGTGGCCTGGGCGATCGCCCGCGACCTTGCGATGGACGCGGTCGTCGCCGATCTCGACCTGGCCTTCGGCACGGCCGGCCTGGACTACAACCAGGACCCGCCACAGGGAATTGCCGACGCCGTGTTTTCTCCCGATCGCGTCGACACGGCCTTCATCGACCGCCTGCTGTCGAAATGCACCGACCATCTCAGCCTGCTGGCGGCGCCCGCGACGCTCGACCGGGTCTATGATTTCGGCTCCGATGCGTTCGATTCCGTGTTCGACACGCTGCGCTCCACCATGCCTTGCATCGTGCTCGACATTCCGCACCAATGGTCGGGCTGGACCAAGCGCGCCCTGGTCGGAGCCGACGACATCCTGATAGTGGCCGCGCCCGATCTCGCCAATCTGCGCAATACCAAGAATCTGTTCGACCTGCTGAAGGCCTCGCGCCCGAACGACCGGCCGCCGATCTACTGCCTGAACCAGGTCGGTGTCCCGAAACGGCCCGAAATCGCCGCCGCGGAATTCGCCAAGGCGATCGAGAGCCAGCCGGTCGCCTCGATCCCGTTCGAGCCGCAGATTTTCGGCTCGGCGGCCAACAACGGCCAAATGATCGCGGAGATCTCGGCCAACCACAAGTCGATCGAGATGTTCCTTCAGATCGCCCAGCGCCTCACCGGCCGCAGCGAGACGAAGAAACAAAAGTCGTCCCTGTTTTCACCCCTGATTGAGAAGTTGCGGGGAAAATAG
- a CDS encoding CpaF family protein, with protein MFGKRSGTDTDLRAPKPGAVSPEPSLAPAPTVSRAPPPPAVASPPLAPAKAPPPPPMESRRSDNYYEVKATIFGALIEAIDLAQLAKLDSESAREEIRDIVNEIIAIKNIVMSIAEQEELLDDICNDVLGYGPLEPLLARDDIADIMVNGAGTVFIEVGGKIQRTGIRFRDNQQLLNICQRIVSQVGRRVDESSPICDARLADGSRVNAIVPPLAIDGPALTIRKFKKDKLTLDQLVKFGAISPEGAEILQIIGRVRCNVLISGGTGSGKTTLLNCLTNYIEHDERVITCEDAAELQLQQPHVVRLETRPPNIEGEGQVTMRELVRNCLRMRPERIIVGEVRGPEAFDLLQAMNTGHDGSMGTLHANNPREALSRCESMITMGGFSLPSRTIREMICASIDVIVQAARLRDGSRRITHITEVLGMEGDTIITQDIFLYDLIGEDANGKIIGKHRSTGIGRPKFWERARYYGEEKRLAAALDAAESAPPN; from the coding sequence GTGTTCGGTAAGCGTAGCGGAACAGACACCGACTTGCGGGCTCCCAAGCCCGGCGCCGTGTCGCCCGAGCCTTCCCTGGCTCCGGCGCCGACGGTGTCGCGCGCCCCGCCCCCGCCGGCCGTCGCATCGCCGCCGCTTGCCCCTGCCAAGGCCCCGCCGCCTCCCCCCATGGAGAGCCGGCGCTCGGACAATTACTACGAGGTCAAGGCGACCATCTTCGGCGCGCTGATCGAGGCCATCGACCTCGCGCAGCTCGCCAAGCTCGATTCGGAGTCCGCGCGCGAGGAAATCCGCGACATCGTCAACGAGATCATCGCGATCAAGAACATCGTGATGTCGATCGCCGAGCAGGAAGAGCTGCTCGACGACATCTGCAACGACGTGCTCGGCTACGGCCCGCTGGAGCCGCTGCTCGCGCGCGACGACATCGCGGACATCATGGTGAACGGGGCCGGCACCGTCTTCATCGAAGTCGGGGGCAAGATCCAGCGCACCGGCATCCGCTTTCGTGACAACCAGCAGCTCCTCAACATCTGCCAGCGGATCGTCAGCCAAGTCGGACGCCGCGTCGACGAATCCTCGCCGATCTGCGACGCGCGCCTCGCCGACGGCTCCCGCGTCAACGCCATCGTGCCGCCGCTGGCGATCGATGGCCCCGCCCTCACCATCCGAAAGTTCAAGAAGGACAAGCTGACGCTCGATCAGCTCGTCAAGTTCGGCGCGATCTCGCCTGAAGGCGCCGAGATCCTCCAGATCATCGGCCGCGTCCGCTGCAACGTGCTGATCTCCGGCGGTACCGGCTCGGGCAAGACCACGCTGCTCAACTGTCTGACCAACTACATCGAGCACGACGAGCGCGTCATCACCTGCGAGGACGCCGCCGAACTCCAGCTCCAGCAGCCGCATGTGGTGCGGCTCGAGACGCGTCCGCCCAACATCGAAGGCGAAGGCCAGGTCACCATGCGCGAGCTGGTGCGCAACTGCCTGCGTATGCGCCCCGAGCGCATCATCGTCGGCGAAGTCCGCGGACCCGAGGCGTTCGACCTGCTACAGGCTATGAACACGGGCCATGACGGCTCGATGGGCACGCTCCACGCCAACAATCCCCGCGAGGCGCTGTCGCGCTGCGAATCCATGATCACGATGGGTGGCTTCTCGCTGCCGTCGCGCACCATCCGCGAGATGATTTGCGCCTCCATCGACGTCATCGTCCAGGCCGCGCGCCTGCGCGACGGCTCGCGCCGCATCACGCACATCACCGAGGTGTTGGGCATGGAAGGCGACACCATCATCACGCAGGACATCTTCCTCTACGACCTGATCGGCGAAGACGCCAACGGCAAGATCATCGGCAAGCACCGCTCGACCGGCATCGGCCGCCCGAAATTCTGGGAACGCGCCCGCTATTACGGCGAGGAAAAGCGTCTCGCCGCCGCGCTCGACGCCGCGGAATCGGCACCGCCGAATTGA
- a CDS encoding type II secretion system F family protein has product MNIQVLALAFLATAAVGGIAWVFLYPLLSGERKAESRRASIARADAPAAKQSEKNQRSRREQVETSLKDLEARRQQEKSVPLSVRISQAGLDWTPQKFWVVSAVVAGLLFAAAMFVGGGLLGAAGLAFAGGFGLPRWALNFLKKRRETKFLAALPDAVDVIVRGIKAGLPLFDSIKVVAADAPEPLRSEFLAIIETQAIGMPLGEACSRLYERMPLPEANFFGIVISIQQKSGGNLSEALGNLSKVLRDRKKMKEKIQAMSMEAKASAGIIGSLPPIVMFLVYLTTPHYISLLWTHPTGQLMLVGCVIWMSIGIMVMKKMINFDF; this is encoded by the coding sequence ATGAACATTCAGGTCCTCGCCCTCGCCTTTCTCGCCACTGCCGCCGTCGGCGGCATCGCCTGGGTCTTCCTCTATCCACTGCTGTCCGGAGAGCGGAAGGCCGAAAGCCGCCGCGCCTCGATCGCGCGCGCCGACGCGCCCGCAGCCAAGCAGTCCGAGAAGAACCAACGATCGCGTCGTGAGCAGGTCGAGACCTCGCTCAAGGATCTCGAGGCGCGGCGTCAGCAGGAAAAGAGCGTTCCGCTCAGCGTCCGCATCTCGCAGGCAGGGCTCGACTGGACCCCGCAGAAATTCTGGGTCGTGTCCGCCGTCGTGGCAGGCCTGCTGTTCGCCGCGGCGATGTTCGTCGGAGGCGGCTTGCTGGGCGCCGCCGGCCTCGCTTTTGCCGGCGGCTTCGGCCTGCCGCGCTGGGCGCTGAACTTCCTGAAGAAGCGACGCGAGACCAAGTTCCTGGCGGCGCTTCCCGACGCGGTCGACGTGATCGTCCGCGGTATCAAGGCGGGTCTGCCGCTGTTCGACTCGATCAAGGTCGTCGCGGCCGATGCACCGGAGCCGCTGCGCAGCGAGTTCCTGGCCATCATCGAGACGCAGGCGATCGGCATGCCGCTCGGCGAGGCCTGCTCACGGCTCTATGAACGCATGCCACTGCCGGAGGCGAACTTCTTCGGCATCGTGATCTCGATCCAGCAGAAGTCGGGCGGCAACCTCTCCGAAGCGCTCGGCAACCTCTCCAAGGTGCTGCGCGACCGCAAGAAGATGAAGGAGAAGATCCAGGCGATGTCGATGGAAGCCAAGGCTTCGGCCGGCATCATCGGCTCGCTGCCCCCGATCGTTATGTTCCTCGTCTATCTCACCACGCCGCACTACATCTCGCTGCTTTGGACCCACCCCACCGGTCAGCTCATGCTGGTCGGCTGCGTGATCTGGATGTCGATCGGCATCATGGTGATGAAGAAGATGATCAATTTCGATTTTTGA
- a CDS encoding type II secretion system F family protein — MVEFLVSKLHDVRFMTMLLAAIAASATVYTLVMPLFAGEGLSKRMKAVASERERLRQRERERLNKNEKVSLRQTPKQLVSKVVEDFNLTKWVAQEAARDKLIMAGYRGQAPYITFLFARAVAPLALFVGAAIYVFLIAHLEQPMPIKIGICIGAAYLGLQAPMLFLKNAISKRQLSIKRAFPDALDLLLICIESGMSVEMAFRKVATEIVGQSIALSEEFALTTAELSYLQDRKMAYENLARRTGLEGVKSVCLALQQAERYGTPLGHSLRVMAQENRDMRMNEAEKKAAALPPKLTVPMILFFLPVLFVVILGPTGIKITELH, encoded by the coding sequence ATGGTCGAGTTTCTCGTTTCGAAGCTACATGACGTCCGCTTCATGACCATGCTGCTGGCGGCCATTGCCGCCAGCGCCACCGTCTATACGCTGGTGATGCCGCTGTTTGCCGGCGAAGGCCTCTCCAAGCGCATGAAGGCGGTAGCGAGCGAGCGAGAGCGCTTGCGGCAGCGCGAGCGCGAGCGCCTCAACAAGAACGAAAAGGTTTCGCTGCGCCAGACTCCAAAGCAGCTCGTCTCCAAGGTGGTCGAGGACTTCAACCTCACCAAATGGGTGGCGCAGGAAGCCGCCCGGGACAAGCTCATCATGGCGGGCTATCGCGGCCAGGCTCCCTACATCACCTTCCTTTTTGCCCGCGCGGTCGCTCCGCTCGCGCTCTTCGTCGGCGCCGCCATCTACGTCTTCTTGATCGCGCACCTCGAGCAGCCAATGCCGATCAAGATCGGCATCTGCATCGGCGCAGCCTATCTCGGCCTTCAGGCGCCGATGCTCTTCCTCAAGAATGCGATCTCCAAGCGCCAGCTCTCGATCAAGCGCGCCTTTCCCGACGCGCTCGACCTGCTGCTGATCTGCATCGAATCCGGCATGTCGGTTGAAATGGCGTTCCGGAAGGTCGCGACCGAGATCGTCGGCCAGTCCATCGCACTTTCGGAGGAGTTCGCGCTGACCACGGCCGAACTGTCCTATTTACAGGACCGGAAGATGGCCTATGAGAACCTGGCGCGGCGCACCGGGCTCGAAGGCGTCAAGTCGGTGTGTCTCGCGCTTCAGCAGGCAGAGCGTTACGGTACACCGCTCGGGCATTCCCTGCGCGTCATGGCGCAGGAAAATCGCGACATGCGCATGAACGAAGCCGAGAAGAAGGCCGCCGCGCTACCGCCGAAGCTGACGGTGCCGATGATCCTGTTCTTCCTGCCGGTGCTGTTCGTGGTCATTCTCGGACCGACGGGCATCAAGATCACCGAGCTGCACTGA
- a CDS encoding tetratricopeptide repeat protein has translation MRQRFSAARLLASASLVAMVAISLGGCTAMSKLSDVTGSVGTRAEAAPTDPARATEVYGERYRANPKDAEAALAYGQALRANGQRAQAAAVLEQATIANPGHKALLAQYGRALADNGNFQQAFDVLSKAHSPDNPDWRLLSVQGTALDQMGRHEEARSYYASALKIAPGDPGVLSNLGLSYMLTRDLPKAEEALRQAYASPRASARVRQNLALVVGLQGRFAEAETIVKADLPPDQAAANVAYLKDMLSRNDAPRSAPKRTPVASLSQPD, from the coding sequence ATGCGTCAACGGTTTAGTGCTGCCCGGCTTCTTGCGTCCGCCTCGCTCGTCGCGATGGTGGCGATCAGCCTCGGCGGCTGCACGGCCATGTCGAAGCTCTCCGACGTCACGGGCTCGGTCGGGACGCGCGCGGAAGCTGCCCCCACCGATCCGGCGCGCGCGACCGAAGTCTATGGCGAGCGCTATCGCGCCAATCCTAAGGACGCCGAAGCCGCGCTCGCCTATGGCCAGGCCCTGCGCGCCAATGGCCAGCGTGCCCAGGCGGCTGCCGTGCTCGAGCAGGCGACGATCGCCAATCCCGGTCACAAGGCGCTGCTCGCCCAATACGGCCGTGCGCTCGCCGACAACGGCAATTTCCAGCAGGCCTTCGACGTGCTGTCGAAGGCGCATTCTCCCGACAATCCGGACTGGCGCCTGCTCTCGGTACAGGGTACCGCGCTCGACCAGATGGGCCGTCACGAGGAAGCGCGCTCGTACTACGCGAGCGCGCTGAAGATCGCGCCCGGTGATCCCGGCGTGCTCTCCAATCTCGGTCTGTCCTACATGTTGACGAGGGACCTGCCCAAGGCCGAAGAGGCGTTGCGGCAGGCTTACGCTTCGCCGCGCGCGAGCGCCCGCGTGCGGCAGAATCTCGCTCTGGTCGTCGGTCTCCAAGGTCGCTTCGCCGAGGCGGAGACCATCGTGAAGGCAGACCTGCCGCCGGATCAGGCCGCGGCCAACGTCGCCTATCTCAAGGACATGCTGAGCCGCAACGATGCCCCGCGCAGCGCTCCGAAGCGGACTCCGGTCGCCTCGCTCAGCCAGCCCGACTGA
- a CDS encoding leucyl aminopeptidase family protein has product MPSVFETTSIAIPITFVTKTSWDAVRETLPPAQRQFAAASAYSAKPGAYLALPASDGTIAQVLFGLEGEGAKSRDLFRPGALAGLLPPGAYRFANAPHDARLAALAFVLGTYRFARYRKADRPEVRLVPPDGVDATEIDRIADAAMLARDLINTPSNDMGPEELAAAAQALATEFGASFACTIGEDLKTNFPLIHAVGMASSRAPRLIDIGWGDSGHPKVTLVGKGVCFDTGGLDLKPSSGMLIMKKDMGGAANVLALARMVMDAKLKVRLRVLIPAVENAVAGNAFRPLDIFTSRKGITVEIGNTDAEGRLVLADALALADEEKPELLIDLGTLTGAARVALGPDLPPFYTNDETLAADVARCAAKENDPLWRMPLWPPYDAWLDSKSATITNAPSGGFAGSITCALFLQRFVEHAGSWLHVDIYGWTPSAKPARPEGGECQAARAIYALLSERYA; this is encoded by the coding sequence ATGCCTTCTGTCTTCGAGACGACCTCAATTGCCATCCCCATCACCTTCGTCACCAAGACGAGCTGGGATGCCGTTCGCGAGACGCTGCCGCCGGCGCAACGCCAGTTCGCCGCCGCGAGCGCTTACTCCGCCAAGCCGGGCGCCTATCTCGCCCTGCCTGCCTCCGATGGTACGATCGCGCAGGTGCTGTTCGGTCTCGAGGGCGAAGGTGCGAAATCGCGCGACCTGTTCAGGCCGGGCGCCCTGGCCGGCCTGCTGCCGCCGGGGGCCTATCGCTTCGCCAATGCACCGCACGACGCACGGCTCGCAGCACTCGCCTTCGTACTCGGCACTTACCGCTTCGCGCGCTACCGCAAGGCGGACAGGCCCGAGGTCCGGCTGGTGCCGCCTGACGGCGTCGACGCGACCGAGATCGACCGCATCGCGGATGCGGCCATGCTAGCCCGCGACCTCATCAATACGCCGTCCAACGACATGGGACCGGAGGAGCTCGCCGCGGCCGCGCAAGCGCTCGCGACCGAGTTCGGCGCAAGCTTCGCCTGCACGATCGGCGAGGATTTGAAGACGAACTTCCCGCTGATCCACGCCGTCGGCATGGCCTCCAGCCGCGCACCGCGGCTGATCGACATCGGCTGGGGCGATTCTGGTCATCCCAAGGTGACGCTGGTCGGCAAGGGCGTCTGCTTCGACACCGGCGGACTCGACCTGAAGCCGTCGAGCGGCATGCTGATCATGAAGAAGGACATGGGCGGCGCAGCCAACGTGCTGGCGCTCGCGCGCATGGTGATGGACGCGAAGCTGAAGGTGCGGCTGCGCGTGCTGATTCCGGCCGTGGAGAACGCGGTCGCCGGCAATGCCTTCCGCCCGCTCGACATCTTCACCTCGCGCAAGGGCATCACGGTCGAGATCGGCAACACCGACGCGGAAGGACGCCTGGTGCTTGCCGACGCGCTGGCGCTGGCCGATGAGGAGAAACCGGAGCTGCTGATTGACTTGGGCACACTGACCGGCGCGGCCCGCGTGGCGCTAGGTCCGGATCTGCCGCCCTTCTATACCAATGACGAGACGCTGGCCGCCGATGTCGCGCGTTGCGCGGCGAAGGAGAACGATCCGTTGTGGCGCATGCCGCTCTGGCCGCCCTACGACGCGTGGCTGGACTCCAAGTCGGCAACGATCACCAATGCCCCGTCCGGCGGCTTTGCCGGCTCGATCACTTGCGCGCTGTTCCTGCAACGTTTCGTCGAGCATGCCGGGAGCTGGCTGCATGTCGACATCTACGGCTGGACGCCGTCGGCGAAGCCGGCGCGGCCCGAAGGCGGCGAGTGCCAGGCTGCGCGGGCCATCTACGCACTCCTGAGCGAACGTTATGCATGA
- a CDS encoding C40 family peptidase produces MHDPRITPARGDIAAKYLEGKVEADRYVSGEEFEVVEPVAPVREQPSPGAMLMTEALRGERVTVYDRNGEGWAWGQLNGDGYVGWLPDAALARPAAAPTHVVSALRTFAFPGPSIKLPPADTLVLGSKLTIVREDGPFAVARDGTFLPRTHLAPLDHREPDFVTVAERFVGTPYLWGGKSSLGIDCSGLVQVSLTSSGIGCPRDSDMQLAGLGRALETHERSSLRRGDLIFWKGHVAIVRDAGSMVHANAYHMATVIEPIEPAIARIRQAGSDLAAIKRL; encoded by the coding sequence ATGCATGATCCGAGAATAACGCCGGCACGGGGCGACATCGCCGCGAAATATCTTGAAGGCAAGGTCGAGGCGGATCGCTACGTCAGCGGCGAGGAATTCGAGGTGGTCGAGCCGGTTGCACCGGTGCGCGAGCAACCGTCACCGGGTGCGATGCTGATGACCGAGGCGCTGCGCGGCGAACGCGTCACGGTCTATGACCGCAACGGCGAAGGCTGGGCCTGGGGCCAGCTCAACGGCGACGGCTATGTCGGCTGGCTTCCCGACGCAGCACTGGCGCGGCCTGCGGCGGCCCCGACCCATGTCGTCAGCGCGCTGCGGACGTTTGCGTTTCCCGGCCCCTCGATCAAGCTGCCGCCGGCGGACACGCTGGTGCTGGGATCGAAGCTCACGATCGTCCGCGAGGATGGGCCCTTCGCGGTGGCGCGCGACGGAACGTTCCTGCCGAGGACGCATCTGGCGCCGCTCGATCATCGCGAGCCGGATTTCGTCACTGTTGCCGAGCGCTTCGTCGGCACGCCTTATCTCTGGGGCGGCAAGAGCAGTCTTGGCATCGACTGTTCGGGCCTGGTGCAGGTCTCGCTGACATCGTCAGGCATCGGCTGCCCGCGCGACAGCGACATGCAGCTGGCAGGTCTCGGCCGCGCGCTGGAGACGCATGAGCGGAGCAGCCTGCGGCGGGGCGATCTGATCTTCTGGAAGGGCCACGTCGCGATCGTGCGCGATGCCGGCTCCATGGTCCATGCCAATGCGTATCATATGGCCACGGTGATCGAGCCGATCGAGCCGGCGATCGCGCGGATCAGGCAGGCCGGCAGCGACCTCGCCGCGATCAAGCGGCTGTAG